The proteins below come from a single Roseofilum reptotaenium CS-1145 genomic window:
- a CDS encoding YwiC-like family protein, protein MASSQSNFLPESVTSLPRLWYRPTLSPHHGIYVMLVISFVTGVAASQHWTLSTTLALVCAFAGFQAEHPLTLQIKQRHSWKPRFLLWSSIYAGIALIAGSYLYLQTPLLLWIYLGAIITLAIDTISVLNRQQKTYINEFTTFAAVCLAVPFAYIATTGTWTTSIIGLWLLNTLFFSSAIFTVKLRKSKTSSLIPPVLYHLIAATIITGLWFLGWLTAIAALSFAIALLKITLILWQKNWYCTTPIYNVAKLETIFGLLFMSLVVISQFLSI, encoded by the coding sequence GTGGCATCATCTCAATCCAATTTCCTTCCAGAGTCAGTAACGTCTTTACCTCGCCTTTGGTATCGCCCCACTCTATCGCCCCATCATGGTATCTATGTCATGCTGGTGATTTCATTTGTGACGGGAGTTGCCGCGTCCCAACACTGGACTCTCTCCACAACCCTAGCTCTAGTGTGTGCTTTTGCCGGATTCCAAGCTGAACATCCCCTTACCTTACAAATCAAACAGCGCCACAGTTGGAAACCTCGATTTCTGCTTTGGAGTAGTATTTATGCGGGCATAGCCTTAATAGCTGGCAGTTATTTATATCTACAAACGCCCCTATTGCTATGGATTTATCTAGGGGCGATCATTACCTTGGCGATCGATACTATTTCAGTTTTAAATCGTCAGCAAAAAACCTATATCAATGAGTTCACCACTTTCGCCGCAGTTTGTCTTGCTGTTCCATTCGCTTACATCGCTACAACGGGAACCTGGACAACTTCTATCATCGGTCTATGGCTACTCAACACCCTATTTTTTAGCAGCGCTATTTTTACCGTCAAACTGCGTAAATCCAAAACCTCATCGCTCATTCCACCTGTTCTCTATCATCTCATTGCTGCTACTATCATTACCGGACTTTGGTTTTTGGGCTGGCTCACGGCGATCGCTGCCCTAAGTTTTGCAATTGCCCTACTCAAAATCACTTTAATTCTTTGGCAAAAAAATTGGTATTGCACCACCCCCATCTACAACGTTGCTAAATTAGAAACAATCTTTGGTCTGTTGTTTATGTCCCTGGTAGTGATCTCCCAATTCCTTTCCATCTAA
- a CDS encoding cupin domain-containing protein: protein MTTTLLNIASSHLKLPDVIEYPEAGILSKVVLQDDCCKYTLFCLAANTEISEHTAVRNATISVLEGKGILTLEGKEIELETGVFVVMPAHAPHALKAQTNLAFLLTLSA, encoded by the coding sequence ATGACAACCACTCTACTCAATATTGCCTCCTCACATCTAAAATTGCCTGATGTCATTGAATACCCCGAAGCAGGGATATTAAGCAAAGTTGTGCTCCAAGACGATTGCTGTAAATACACCCTATTTTGTCTAGCAGCAAATACAGAAATTTCGGAACACACTGCTGTTCGCAATGCCACTATCAGCGTGTTGGAGGGAAAAGGAATTTTAACCCTAGAGGGCAAGGAGATTGAACTGGAAACAGGAGTATTCGTCGTCATGCCTGCTCACGCTCCCCACGCTCTCAAGGCTCAGACGAACTTGGCCTTTTTGCTAACCTTATCAGCCTAA
- a CDS encoding amino acid ABC transporter ATP-binding protein has translation MVNSATPVMACEDLHKSFDDLEVLKGVTTTLYEGDVVSVIGPSGCGKTTFLRCLNRLESINKGRLEVMGIDLSHAQVSQAMLRQLRSRVGMVFQHFNLFPHLTVLQNLMLAPMKVLKHSESEGRERAIHYLEKVGLGNKAQFYPEQLSGGQKQRVAIARSLCMNPSILLFDEPTSALDPELVGEVLSVMKQLAQEGMTMVVVTHEMQFAREVSNKVLFFHQGIIEESGDPQELFSQPKSDRLKSFLSRIN, from the coding sequence ATGGTCAATTCAGCAACTCCCGTAATGGCATGTGAAGACTTGCATAAAAGTTTTGACGACCTTGAAGTGCTAAAAGGGGTAACTACCACTTTATATGAAGGGGATGTGGTCTCGGTAATTGGCCCTTCTGGATGTGGCAAGACAACCTTTTTACGGTGCTTAAATCGTCTAGAGTCTATTAATAAAGGACGCTTAGAGGTGATGGGGATAGATCTGTCCCATGCCCAAGTCAGTCAAGCGATGCTGCGTCAACTCCGAAGTCGAGTGGGCATGGTCTTTCAGCACTTTAATCTGTTTCCCCATTTAACAGTTTTACAAAACTTGATGCTTGCTCCTATGAAGGTTTTGAAACACTCGGAATCAGAAGGTCGAGAACGAGCCATCCATTACTTAGAAAAGGTGGGTTTAGGCAATAAAGCTCAGTTTTATCCAGAGCAACTTTCAGGGGGACAAAAACAACGGGTGGCGATCGCCCGTAGCTTATGCATGAACCCTAGTATTCTCCTGTTTGACGAACCCACCAGTGCCCTCGATCCAGAGTTGGTTGGGGAAGTTCTCAGCGTCATGAAGCAATTGGCTCAAGAGGGCATGACTATGGTTGTGGTGACTCATGAAATGCAGTTTGCGCGGGAAGTTTCTAATAAGGTTCTGTTCTTCCATCAAGGGATTATTGAAGAATCTGGCGATCCTCAAGAGCTATTTTCCCAACCCAAGAGCGATCGCCTCAAATCCTTTCTCAGTCGCATCAATTAA
- a CDS encoding SAM-dependent methyltransferase, with product MSQKVLNLKKAPGHQVLAKAGKKLLRPGGRFATEKLFATANFQPGDSVLELAASFGYSAIALAKKHQVKVTGIERNTDSVATAQANIVAAGAKDRVNVIEGDILNLDRVPGEFDFVLAEAILTMQSPSAKAKILRGVRNRLRPGGRFLSHELLVCHQNTEIHQALSSAIRVNANPLTKIEWVQACESAGLQVQFYHTGAMGLLNPKQMVNDEGWLGTMKITWNMLIDPQLRSRILQMRQVFQEYQDDLGYIILCAQRP from the coding sequence ATGTCGCAAAAAGTACTGAACTTAAAAAAGGCTCCTGGACATCAGGTGTTAGCCAAGGCAGGAAAAAAGCTTCTACGTCCTGGTGGACGATTTGCAACGGAGAAGTTATTTGCAACGGCAAATTTTCAGCCAGGGGATAGCGTACTGGAGTTAGCCGCTAGTTTTGGGTATAGCGCGATTGCCTTAGCCAAAAAGCACCAAGTTAAGGTCACTGGGATTGAAAGAAATACTGATAGTGTAGCAACAGCCCAAGCTAACATTGTTGCTGCTGGAGCTAAGGATCGAGTGAACGTCATAGAAGGTGATATTTTGAACTTAGATCGGGTTCCAGGTGAATTTGATTTTGTCCTAGCCGAAGCCATTTTGACCATGCAATCTCCATCGGCTAAAGCCAAAATTCTGAGAGGAGTGCGAAATCGCCTACGTCCTGGTGGACGCTTTCTATCCCACGAACTGCTTGTATGCCATCAAAACACCGAAATTCATCAGGCCTTATCTTCCGCGATTCGCGTCAATGCCAACCCACTCACCAAAATTGAATGGGTTCAAGCCTGTGAAAGTGCAGGATTACAAGTGCAGTTTTATCATACAGGTGCTATGGGTCTACTCAATCCTAAACAAATGGTCAATGATGAAGGCTGGCTCGGCACCATGAAAATTACCTGGAATATGTTGATCGATCCCCAACTGCGATCGCGAATCTTGCAGATGCGGCAAGTCTTTCAAGAATATCAAGATGATTTAGGATACATCATTTTGTGCGCTCAACGCCCCTAG